In a genomic window of Nothobranchius furzeri strain GRZ-AD chromosome 14, NfurGRZ-RIMD1, whole genome shotgun sequence:
- the LOC107377146 gene encoding kelch-like protein 33 translates to MICNLESTSPPTVSLPRPLASGCVKSVDRLKRLMQMTELMEGVPVGNPHLRRKSEERKREMEKSRENGRRERTSRWVSVDARDGERDEEEVLRGLRGRVYEEKEGEEKGKKKREKRRGKSEGRRGEEDLKDGDAEERLEEERQFHYREQDEIGRYEEVNLSDSVEFLNNEDVDREDLKGWKTLGASKSAGSEQEFPKLLQEDSSDDEGTQSQTDEGEGADDADEFKVYHQHDHHTYLFSTLKTFRESSILTDLTLKTEGGRSFHVHSPVLAAVSSLIWTHLKKTGEENKLSGSVGVQPWSVCLGPEVDPVGLEAILEFAYTGIISSVNRHDVQRIRAAAESLGALRVWQLCVNDEDPLSKQNEDEQIFAAEQMELSLQFIKQQWMDRVGCDVVLEALGGSLHVHRVILAASSDYFHRMFTLNMKESHQSCVSLPFVLVSELEVLVGSSYSGTLPLSWTSIFEITSTALQLQHQPALSLCFNFLQQEITPHTCLDVVSFAEAFEMPHLLEAAEDYILQHFQEVARTSKFTDLPARQLLKYLNSKSLCVSSELIVFNAVVSWITAKPNVRLKLARELLRTVHFPLMTFKEFKEVQSRTLWCDHSLAGLFGEVLEDFCSSESALQHRCRSYSPKECLVLIGGDQISEDLSSRSVSRELWFGNSLRNLTGIKKTVEWRKLGEMPESERFSHEVAVMNKQLYVFGGKKYYGIGDALNSVFRFDPHQNRWESLSKMQEKRSLFSAVVLDGKIYAIGGLREPDHMDSVECYCPTTNVWSFTRRLDLPLSGHVAKVFKEQIFVSGGQNNDCSCLSSMFVYRPETGSTFLANMSKPRAHHCMEVLGEGIYVAGGLTTKDDGSLINQLACEVYSPAANSWTAFASLSVPHVGAGSVILEGRLYLLGGYSQEDHSDTKMVHRFDTAMQKWENIGRTPGPNNDLRACLLTLPQHLRA, encoded by the exons ATGATCTGCAACTTAGAGAGCACTTCTCCTCCAACCGTAAGTCTTCCCCGTCCGTTGGCTTCTGGATGCGTTAAAAGCGTCGACAGACTGAAGCGATTGATGCAGATGACAGAGCTAATGGAAGGTGTGCCAGTGGGTAATCCACATCTCCGGAGGAAGAGCGAGGAACGGAAGAGAGAGATGGAAAAGAGCCGGGAAAACGGGCGGAGGGAGAGGACGAGCCGCTGGGTGAGTGTTGATGCCAGAGATGGAGAAAGGGATGAGGAGGAGGTCTTACGAGGCCTTAGGGGAAGAGTCTATGAAGAAaaggaaggagaagaaaaaggaaagaagaaacgagagaagaggagaggcaaATCAGAAGGTAGGAGAGGAGAGGAAGATCTGAAAGATGGTGATGCAGAAGAAAGGCTGGAGGAAGAGCGTCAGTTTCACTACAGAGAGCAAGACGAGATAGGACGTTATGAGGAAGTCAACCTTTCAGATTCAGTGGAATTTCTAAACAATGAAGATGTTGACCGTGAAGATCTAAAAGGCTGGAAGACTTTAGGTGCATCTAAATCTGCAGGAAGTGAACAAGAGtttcctaaattgttgcaagaagACTCCTCAGATGATGAAGGAACTCAGAGCCAAACAGATGAAGGTGAGGGTGCTGATGATGCGGATGAGTTCAAGGTCTACCACCAACACGATCACCACACCTACTTATTCAGCACCCTGAAGACGTTCAGAGAGTCCTCCATTCTTACTGACCTGACTCTGAAAACGGAGGGTGGGAGGAGTTTCCACGTGCACTCGCCCGTCCTCGCTGCCGTCAGCTCGCTCATCTGGACGCATCTCAAGAAGACGGGCGAAGAAAACAAACTCAGTGGAAGTGTCGGGGTTCAACCGTGGTCAGTGTGTCTCGGTCCAGAGGTGGATCCTGTTGGATTAGAGGCCATCTTAGAGTTTGCCTACACTGGAATCATATCGTCTGTGAACAGGCACGACGTACAGAGAATAAGAGCAGCAGCTGAGTCACTGGGCGCCCTCCGGGTTTGGCAGCTTTGTGTCAACGATGAAGATCCTCTCTCGAAACAGAATGAAGATGAGCAGATCTTCGCAGCAGAGCAAATGGAGCTCAGTCTTCAGTTCATCAAACAACAGTGGATGGACAGAGTGGGCTGTGATGTGGTTCTGGAGGCTCTTGGTGGATCTCTTCATG TCCACAGAGTCATCCTGGCTGCCAGTAGTGACTACTTCCACAGGATGTTCACCTTGAACATGAAAGAGTCCCATCAGTCCTGTGTGAGCCTTCCTTTCGTGTTGGTTTCAGAGCTAGAAGTTCTGGTTGGTAGCTCCTACAGCGGGACTCTCCCTCTGAGCTGGACGAGCATCTTTGAGATCACCAGCACAGCTCTTCAGCTCCAGCACCAGCCAGCTCTGTCCTTGTGCTTTAACTTCCTTCAACAAGAAATAACTCCCCATACTTGTCTGGATGTGGTATCATTTGCTGAAGCCTTCGAAATGCCTCATCTTCTTGAAGCAGCGGAGGATTATATTTTGCAGCATTTCCAGGAGGTTGCACGCACCTCAAAGTTCACTGACCTACCAGCCAGACAGCTTCTCAAGTACCTGAACAGTAAGTCCCTCTGCGTTTCATCTGAGCTCATCGTGTTCAACGCGGTGGTCTCGTGGATTACAGCAAAGCCCAACGTAAGGCTCAAACTTGCCAGAGAGCTTTTGAGAACGGTCCATTTCCCCCTGATGACGTTCAAAGAATTCAAAGAGGTCCAATCTCGAACGCTGTGGTGTGATCACAGCTTGGCAGGGCTGTTTGGAGAAGTCCTTGAAGACTTCTGCTCCAGTGAAAGTGCACTGCAGCACCGCTGCCGCTCCTATTCGCCCAAAGAGTGTCTGGTCTTAATCGGAGGTGACCAGATCTCTGAGGACCTGAGCAGTCGCAGCGTCAGCAGAGAACTTTGGTTTGGGAATTCTTTAAGGAATCTCACAGGGATTAAGAAGACAGTGGAATGGAGAAAGTTGGGCGAGATGCCAGAGTCAGAGAGGTTTAGTCACGAGGTTGCTGTGATGAATAAACAACTGTATGTTTTTGGAGGCAAAAAGTATTACGGCATCGGTGACGCCCTGAACTCTGTTTTCAG GTTTGACCCCCATCAGAACCGCTGGGAGAGCCTGAGTAAAATGCAGGAAAAGAGAAGCTTGTTCTCTGCGGTTGTCCTCGATGGAAAAATATACGCCATTGGTGGGCTTCGAGAACCCGACCACATGGACAGTGTTGAATGCTACTGCCCCACCACAAACGTATGGAG TTTCACCCGGCGCTTGGATCTGCCTTTGAGTGGACATGTAGCAAAGGTTTTCAAAGAGCAGATTTTTGTCTCAGGAGGACAAAACAATGACTGCTCATGTCTTTCGTCCATGTTTGTTTATCGCCCAGAGACAGGAAGCACCTTTCTGGCCAACATGAGCAAACCTCGAGCTCACCACTGCATGGAAGTCCTAGGTGAAGGTATTTATGTCGCAGGAGGACTCACAACAAAGGATGACGGGAGTCTCATCAACCAGCTGGCCTGTGAGGTGTACAGTCCAGCTGCTAACTCCTGGACTGCCTTCGCTTCTCTGTCAGTGCCACATGTAGGAGCAGGAAGTGTGATTTTGGAGGGAAGATTGTACCTACTGGGCGGGTACAGCCAGGAAGACCACAGTGACACCAAGATGGTCCATCGTTTCGACACCGCAATGCAGAAATGGGAGAACATCGGAAGGACACCTGGACCAAATAACGACTTACGAGCGTGCTTACTGACCTTGCCGCAACATTTACGAGCGTAA
- the si:ch211-63p21.8 gene encoding kelch-like protein 33 produces MEFTRRYLPVDWEERWRKEKERKKKVIEEGGAGVEKDNRELRGIVAYNDSRMGLIKGSVSTDASEESMSGTSQEASGGHVSEQAFRGEGNIFHFCCCKVFPKDVFVTLKDFKNSSLLTDLSLMTDDGSSLDVHSVVLAAVSTFVLDRLKEHLDNTHEEGFSKWSVLVGAEVDRVGLQAVVEFAYSGDVSSLNKDNFTKIKAAAQVLQVPPLVQLCNKPMTENLTGFSKQEQPRLSVNDHLKVSLESIERLWMDKVGCDVILDVNGSLFHAHRVILGACSEYFRGMFTCGMRESNQACIALPFLSASDLEALICCSYTGILPLSWDCVFELTCTALQLQFQPALLLCFNFMQDQMQASSCLDVASFAEAYGMSELLEEANDFVLRNFREVSATEKFQDLSAEKLLEFLRCDGLCVPSELAAFRAVISWIGADPEERLAQAPSLMTGVRFPLMTFREFREVRAINLRMECVADKEVELYGSALKEFGFGVPNSEDCCRVRRPRNVLAVIGGDQLNQDVGQRVPSREIWFANSLRNGTGLVKDIEWKRLGEIPERSKFRHGAAVMDGMLYVAGGCYFYAKDDIMNSAYSYDPMKERWKRLADMQESRSNFSVVVHEDHLYAIGGDKELNTNTHAVEMYTPETDTWSFVQPLDQALSGYGVTSINGAIFISGGFNCKYVCLATMFLYHPERGAVYLADMTHDRAQHCMEALQGHLYVAGGVCNFREFYADQPACEVYDPVADSWASFASLPAPHVGAASAVLEDKIYVLGGYAQDDYSESGLVHRFDPSAQRWESVGKLPGAVTDIRACVLHLPQHFRE; encoded by the exons ATGGAGTTTACCCGGCGTTACCTTCCAGTGGACTGGGAAGAGCGATGGAGGAAAGAGAAGGAGAGGAAGAAAAAGGTGATTGAAGAAGGTGGAGCAGGGGTAGAAAAGGATAACCGTGAACTGAGGGGGATTGTTGCTTACAATGACTCCAGGATGGGTCTGATTAAAGGGAGCGTGTCCACGGATGCGTCAGAAGAAAGCATGAGTGGGACGAGTCAGGAAGCATCTGGGGGGCATGTGAGTGAACAGGCTTTTCGGGGTGAAGGGAACATTTTTCACTTTTGCTGCTGCAAAGTTTTCCCCAAAGACGTTTTTGTTACTCTGAAAGACTTCAAGAATTCATCCCTTCTGACCGACCTGAGTCTGATGACTGATGATGGGAGCAGCTTGGACGTGCACTCTGTTGTCCTGGCTGCTGTCAGCACCTTCGTTCTGGACAGGCTGAAGGAACATTTAGACAACACTCACGAGGAAGGCTTCAGCAAGTGGTCAGTGCTCGTGGGTGCTGAGGTCGACCGTGTCGGGCTTCAGGCGGTTGTTGAGTTTGCTTACAGCGGAGATGTGTCATCTTTAAACAAAGACAattttaccaaaataaaagctgcagcTCAAGTCCTGCAGGTGCCACCACTGGTGCAGCTCTGCAACAAACCCATGACGGAAAATCTGACTGGGTTTTCTAAACAGGAGCAGCCAAGATTATCCGTCAACGACCATTTGAAGGTTTCTCTTGAGTCCATTGAGCGACTGTGGATGGATAAAGTTGGATGTGATGTAATTCTGGATGTGAATGGCAGTCTTTTTCATG CTCACAGAGTTATCCTGGGAGCGTGCAGTGAGTACTTCCGTGGAATGTTTACCTGTGGAATGAGGGAATCTAATCAGGCATGCATTGCCCTTCCCTTCCTGTCAGCTTCTGACTTAGAGGCTCTGATCTGTTGCTCCTACACAGGGATCCTTCCTCTCAGCTGGGATTGTGTTTTTGAGCTTACCTGCACGGCCCTCCAGCTTCAGTTCCAGcctgctctcctgctttgtttcaacTTCATGCAAGATCAAATGCAGGCTAGCTCCTGCCTGGATGTGGCATCTTTCGCTGAAGCATACGGGATGTCAGAGCTCCTTGAGGAAGCCAATGACTTTGTACTGAGGAATTTCAGGGAAGTGTCGGCCACAGAGAAGTTTCAGGACCTGTCGGCCGAGAAGCTTCTGGAGTTCCTTCGCTGTGATGGTCTGTGCGTGCCCTCAGAGTTGGCCGCATTTCGAGCGGTAATCTCATGGATTGGGGCTGATCCTGAAGAAAGACTTGCCCAGGCTCCTTCACTGATGACCGGAGTTCGCTTTCCATTGATGACTTTTAGAGAGTTCAGGGAAGTCAGAGCCATCAACTTGCGTATGGAATGCGTTGCAGACAAAGAAGTGGAACTCTACGGTTCCGCGCTTAAGGAATTTGGTTTCGGTGTACCAAACTCTGAGGATTGTTGTCGAGTCAGGCGACCCAGAAATGTCCTAGCTGTGATTGGTGGAGACCAGCTAAATCAAGACGTGGGTCAACGTGTACCAAGCAGGGAGATTTGGTTTGCTAACAGTCTACGCAATGGCACAGGGTTGGTGAAAGACATAGAGTGGAAGAGGCTTGGTGAGATCCCAGAGAGGTCAAAGTTCAGACATGGAGCGGCAGTAATGGATGGCATGCTGTATGTCGCTGGAGGATGTTATTTTTATGCAAAGGATGACATCATGAATTCAGCCTACAG TTACGACCCCATGAAGGAGCGCTGGAAGAGGCTGGCGGACATGCAGGAGTCGAGAAGTAACTTCTCAGTGGTGGTGCATGAGGATCACCTTTATGCTATTGGGGGGGACAAAGAGCTCAACACCAACACCCACGCTGTGGAGATGTACACACCAGAAACAGACACTTGGAG CTTCGTTCAGCCTCTGGACCAGGCTCTCAGTGGATATGGTGTCACATCTATAAATGGAGCCATTTTTATTTCTGGAGGTTTCAACTGTAAGTACGTGTGTCTGGCTACCATGTTCCTGTACCACCCAGAGAGAGGAGCCGTCTACCTGGCAGACATGACCCATGACCGAGCTCAACACTGCATGGAAGCCCTGCAAGGACATCTGTACGTGGCTGGTGGGGTGTGCAACTTCAGGGAGTTTTATGCTGACCAGCCAGCCTGTGAGGTTTACGACCCAGTGGCAGACTCCTGGGCTAGTTTTGCGTCGCTGCCTGCTCCCCATGTTGGTGCAGCCTCAGCCGTCCTGGAGGATAAGATCTATGTACTGGGAGGATACGCCCAGGATGACTACAGCGAGTCTGGACTGGTGCACCGCTTTGATCCCAGCGCACAGCGATGGGAAAGTGTGGGCAAACTACCAGGAGCTGTTACTGACATCAGGGCCTGTGTGCTCCACCTGCCCCAGCACTTCAGAGAATAA